One Candidatus Peregrinibacteria bacterium DNA segment encodes these proteins:
- a CDS encoding amino acid racemase codes for MNPQNSKKKIIGVLGGMGPESTMIFYHALIRQCQKQYGAKYDEDYPEIFIYNLPIPNIVEGLGQAEKTLTILIKGAKKIESIGVDFMVMPCNTTHYFYSSIAKSISIPFLHIFHATSKKVKDHGFKKVGLLATEMTIKHKSFGKSFGKNGIELIFPDKTDQDKLTRIILNILAGKKRDKDKKELKQIIDRMKQDGAKAVVLACTDLPILLKQEDVDIPIFDTVEILAETAIQYAIGKPDL; via the coding sequence ATGAATCCTCAAAATTCAAAGAAAAAAATCATCGGAGTTTTAGGCGGGATGGGGCCGGAGTCAACCATGATTTTTTATCATGCACTGATAAGACAATGCCAAAAACAATACGGCGCCAAATATGACGAAGATTATCCAGAAATTTTTATCTACAACCTGCCGATCCCAAATATAGTCGAAGGGTTGGGACAAGCAGAAAAAACTCTGACCATCCTTATCAAAGGAGCAAAGAAAATAGAATCAATCGGTGTAGATTTTATGGTTATGCCGTGCAATACCACGCATTATTTTTACTCGAGTATAGCAAAATCCATTTCCATTCCATTCCTCCATATTTTCCATGCCACATCGAAAAAAGTTAAAGATCATGGGTTTAAAAAAGTTGGCCTATTGGCAACGGAAATGACAATAAAGCACAAAAGTTTTGGCAAGAGTTTCGGGAAAAACGGGATTGAGCTTATTTTCCCAGACAAAACCGATCAAGATAAACTGACACGGATTATTTTGAATATTCTGGCTGGTAAGAAACGGGACAAAGACAAAAAAGAATTAAAGCAAATAATCGATAGGATGAAACAAGACGGGGCAAAAGCAGTAGTACTGGCTTGCACCGATTTACCTATTTTACTCAAACAAGAGGACGTGGATATTCCAATTTTTGACACAGTGGAAATACTCGCAGAGACAGCGATTCAATATGCGATTGGGAAACCTGATCTGTAA
- a CDS encoding C39 family peptidase, with protein MKRLFLYSLLLVSTLLGTVLAYDVWRTQKLEGPDAPSPTTWQEIDPTQTDATAPQKLSIALPFYSQAPFGNWDYPWQEACEEASIALVANLYLEKNWSKEAFNEELLRLVDWEMDRFGAYEHTTVAQTVQMIEENYGLKTVVHENPTFEDLQSSIASGHLIVAPFAGKQLNNPNFTNGGPVYHMLVIKGYDATKNQVVTHDVGTRNGEDYVYTWSVIQSALHDWHNTDIEQGAARWIEVLPL; from the coding sequence ATGAAACGCCTCTTCCTCTACAGCCTACTGCTGGTCAGCACCCTACTGGGCACTGTGCTTGCTTATGACGTGTGGCGAACTCAAAAATTAGAAGGACCGGACGCTCCTTCCCCCACCACTTGGCAAGAGATCGATCCTACGCAAACCGATGCGACCGCGCCTCAAAAACTCAGCATCGCACTGCCTTTTTACTCGCAGGCTCCCTTTGGCAATTGGGATTACCCTTGGCAAGAAGCCTGTGAAGAAGCCAGTATCGCTCTGGTTGCCAATCTATATTTAGAAAAAAACTGGAGCAAGGAAGCGTTCAACGAAGAACTGTTGCGCTTGGTGGACTGGGAAATGGACCGTTTTGGGGCCTACGAACACACGACCGTGGCACAAACCGTGCAAATGATCGAAGAAAATTATGGACTAAAAACCGTCGTGCATGAAAATCCCACTTTTGAAGATTTGCAAAGCAGCATCGCCAGCGGACATTTGATCGTCGCGCCTTTTGCGGGGAAACAATTGAATAACCCCAATTTCACCAACGGCGGCCCCGTTTACCACATGTTGGTCATCAAGGGTTACGACGCCACTAAAAATCAAGTGGTGACCCACGACGTGGGCACCCGCAACGGAGAAGATTACGTCTATACTTGGTCTGTGATTCAAAGTGCGCTTCACGATTGGCACAATACCGACATTGAACAGGGTGCCGCCCGTTGGATCGAAGTTTTGCCCCTTTAG
- a CDS encoding oligosaccharide flippase family protein, which yields MFISLQKEILWSTVVQILGKGLQIAIGIVTVKGVTTILGTENYGLYGKISEFSLFFATAANLGIFGNTVRRLSLEPKNAQLFGNALLLRLFTGMLFLGLGWIFALLTIEDPIFLLGTLFFMSSLLLDLMTTVCDALLQAHYKMGRATLALLLGRLTNLAVIGALSSTLNNTPEDFNLSLFLLGPLLAALVTLGLSFLFARQILKPKWTLNKTLLKDLFLSSLPFGIINILNNLYFRFLPGAFLVTVLSNSHFGIYNLNMHLSATLSILSTFFMFSVLPKLEQSLKKNDLKAAKLLYQSAKRILGLAALALVGLGTWLGPWALSLVSNKDFLDPETWFFLPLLLILTGVSYFYDLALLTLFALKDELWWMKREVLALSIGLLFGLSIVLLPHSTGLASVLILTGAIVAEGSIAFLGMRRIKKHLSA from the coding sequence ATGTTCATTTCTTTGCAAAAAGAAATCCTTTGGTCCACTGTCGTACAAATTCTTGGAAAAGGGCTACAAATTGCCATCGGCATAGTAACGGTGAAAGGAGTCACCACTATTTTGGGAACCGAAAACTATGGTCTATACGGAAAAATTTCAGAATTCTCTTTATTTTTTGCCACGGCAGCCAACTTAGGTATTTTTGGAAACACCGTGCGTCGCCTCTCTCTGGAACCTAAAAATGCACAGCTTTTTGGCAATGCGCTGCTGCTACGTCTCTTCACGGGAATGCTCTTTCTCGGCCTAGGATGGATCTTTGCGCTGCTCACAATTGAAGACCCCATTTTCTTGCTGGGTACGCTCTTTTTCATGAGCAGCCTGCTCTTGGATTTGATGACCACTGTTTGCGATGCTCTGCTGCAAGCCCATTACAAAATGGGCCGTGCCACCCTAGCCTTGCTGCTGGGACGTTTGACCAATCTGGCGGTGATCGGGGCCTTGAGCTCAACGCTCAATAACACGCCCGAGGATTTCAATCTTTCTCTCTTTTTACTCGGCCCTCTGCTGGCCGCCCTCGTCACCTTGGGGCTGAGTTTCCTTTTTGCACGGCAGATTTTAAAACCCAAGTGGACTCTGAATAAAACTTTGCTCAAAGACCTGTTTTTAAGTTCGCTGCCTTTTGGGATCATCAACATTTTAAACAACTTGTACTTTCGTTTTTTGCCCGGCGCTTTTTTGGTCACGGTGCTCAGCAATTCTCATTTTGGCATCTACAATTTGAACATGCACCTCAGTGCAACCTTAAGCATCCTTTCCACTTTTTTCATGTTCTCGGTGCTGCCCAAACTGGAACAAAGCCTTAAAAAGAACGATTTAAAAGCCGCCAAATTGCTCTACCAAAGTGCCAAACGCATCCTAGGGCTCGCTGCCCTAGCCTTGGTGGGACTGGGCACTTGGCTGGGACCTTGGGCCCTCAGCTTGGTCAGCAACAAAGACTTTCTCGATCCTGAAACTTGGTTCTTCCTGCCCTTACTACTCATACTGACGGGCGTGTCTTATTTTTATGATTTGGCACTGCTCACGCTGTTCGCTCTTAAGGATGAACTGTGGTGGATGAAACGCGAAGTCTTGGCCCTGAGCATCGGTCTGCTTTTTGGACTCAGCATAGTGCTGCTGCCTCACAGCACCGGTCTGGCCAGCGTTCTCATTTTAACGGGGGCCATCGTCGCAGAAGGCAGCATTGCATTTTTAGGCATGAGACGGATCAAAAAGCACTTATCGGCTTAG
- a CDS encoding DUF2177 family protein, whose translation MSTALPLLAGFLSFIALDFVWLRLLMYKMYKNEIGSLMKPEVNYAAAALVYLAAILGIYFFVLPKVSSLSQAALWGALFGGLVYAIYDFTNLAILKNWTLKISLYDAAWGAMVCAAVSTVMFWVSVKG comes from the coding sequence ATGTCCACCGCCCTTCCCCTACTCGCCGGTTTTCTGAGCTTCATTGCTCTCGATTTTGTGTGGCTCCGCCTGCTCATGTACAAAATGTACAAAAATGAAATCGGCTCCCTCATGAAGCCTGAGGTGAACTACGCAGCAGCCGCTCTCGTCTACCTCGCTGCCATTCTTGGGATTTATTTTTTCGTGCTGCCCAAGGTTAGCAGCCTTTCTCAAGCCGCGCTCTGGGGCGCACTGTTCGGCGGCCTGGTCTATGCCATTTATGACTTCACCAACCTGGCCATCCTCAAAAACTGGACCCTCAAAATCAGCCTCTACGATGCCGCTTGGGGAGCCATGGTGTGCGCTGCCGTGAGCACCGTGATGTTCTGGGTGAGTGTGAAAGGGTAA
- a CDS encoding S-layer homology domain-containing protein: protein MKSKLTFLFTTITLFGLLLQPSAEAFQLNETQAYDGVATTNYFANSVLTEADRIVERSTAAYDEDDSFGMPREADSFLYVGFEEPFDGFAMDLENAATGGAFKVTYWNGSSWSTLIAEADESIRNDSTSGVFQLEWDRPSNWDARSFEIDTPEDEDEDSTDELYFARLEVTENYNSVPLIEQVGITTYNLVLNVETELEDGLSVNEADFDFISGGNTTVYAHKRTGYEHHFALHSLGGTYTYSVNKSGYIEEEFTAQVDTDQNEEDIRLDYTHVIRATDADDGENVSITSAEAGTEDVTCVIDNGDAYCPVDTDDDNSTARVEANNYETHSFTLPNRTNDGGVQKISNIEMEQSGSSNPSSDDVDLFVSDLSVEDEELTVTVKNIGEEDLDEAVDLYVYIENERVASYEVGENYLEADDIVNVNFDLEELEDLDEEVSVRACIDANDEADEDNENNNCRTEDFGENNSNDEEVDFEVTEIFGDEHDFYYTLANTGDEDANGSIHFEVTVEQNGREERVLSGNHSSSSGSSNFFDAGGESTFDSEDLLEEYFEDGDDFDVTVCIDTEDDFDEENENNNCMTVDDSELDEGLHYDSCGSFNDIVNHWAEEYICELYDSDIVEGRSHTRFYPDSAVTRAEFLKMTLLGLGYDTHTVSAVHYSDVSSSHWAYEYVTYATASGIVDGYSNGTFKPDAYISRAEALVLLLRAADQDDNGRVDEDEINFWDVDEDDWFAWAVVLADEENLISGYSDNSFRPTNSITRAEAAKIVSLANEL, encoded by the coding sequence ATGAAATCCAAACTCACCTTCCTCTTTACAACAATCACCTTATTCGGCCTGCTGCTGCAACCCAGCGCAGAAGCGTTTCAATTGAATGAAACGCAAGCCTACGATGGAGTGGCCACCACCAATTATTTTGCCAATTCCGTTTTAACCGAAGCCGATCGCATCGTGGAACGCAGCACCGCCGCTTACGATGAGGATGACAGTTTTGGCATGCCCCGAGAAGCCGATAGCTTCCTTTATGTGGGCTTTGAAGAACCCTTTGACGGTTTTGCCATGGATCTAGAGAACGCCGCAACCGGAGGCGCCTTCAAGGTGACTTATTGGAACGGCTCCTCTTGGTCCACCTTGATTGCAGAAGCGGACGAGAGCATTCGCAACGACAGTACCAGCGGCGTATTTCAATTGGAATGGGATAGGCCCTCCAACTGGGATGCGCGCAGTTTTGAGATCGACACTCCTGAAGATGAGGATGAAGACTCCACCGACGAACTGTACTTCGCACGCTTAGAAGTGACCGAAAACTACAACAGCGTTCCTCTTATTGAACAAGTGGGCATCACAACCTACAACCTGGTCTTGAACGTGGAGACCGAATTGGAAGACGGCCTCAGCGTGAACGAAGCCGACTTTGACTTTATAAGTGGCGGCAACACCACCGTCTACGCTCACAAACGAACAGGCTATGAACATCACTTTGCCCTGCACAGCTTGGGAGGCACTTACACTTATTCCGTGAACAAATCTGGTTACATTGAAGAAGAATTCACCGCCCAAGTCGACACGGATCAAAATGAAGAAGACATTCGCCTCGACTACACTCACGTGATTCGCGCCACCGACGCAGACGACGGAGAAAACGTCAGCATCACCTCTGCCGAAGCCGGAACCGAAGATGTGACTTGCGTAATCGACAATGGCGACGCCTACTGCCCCGTGGATACCGATGATGACAACAGCACGGCCCGCGTGGAAGCAAACAACTACGAGACTCATTCCTTCACTCTGCCCAATCGTACCAACGATGGTGGCGTACAAAAAATTTCCAACATCGAAATGGAGCAAAGCGGAAGCAGCAACCCGAGCAGCGACGATGTGGACCTCTTTGTTTCCGACTTGAGCGTGGAGGATGAAGAACTGACAGTCACCGTGAAAAACATCGGGGAAGAAGATTTGGATGAAGCAGTGGATCTCTACGTTTACATTGAAAACGAACGCGTCGCTTCTTATGAGGTGGGCGAAAATTATCTGGAGGCAGACGACATTGTGAACGTCAATTTCGACCTGGAAGAGTTGGAGGATTTGGATGAAGAAGTGTCCGTGCGCGCTTGCATCGACGCAAATGATGAAGCCGACGAGGACAACGAAAACAACAACTGCCGCACCGAAGACTTCGGTGAGAATAACAGCAACGATGAAGAAGTGGACTTTGAAGTGACCGAAATTTTTGGAGACGAACACGACTTTTATTACACCCTTGCCAACACGGGTGATGAAGATGCCAACGGCTCCATTCATTTCGAAGTCACGGTAGAACAAAACGGTCGAGAAGAACGCGTGCTCAGCGGCAATCATTCCAGTTCCAGTGGAAGCAGCAATTTCTTTGATGCAGGAGGGGAAAGCACCTTCGATTCCGAAGATCTTTTAGAAGAATATTTTGAAGATGGAGACGATTTTGACGTCACCGTATGCATCGACACCGAAGACGATTTCGATGAAGAAAATGAAAACAACAACTGCATGACCGTGGACGACAGCGAACTCGATGAAGGACTCCATTACGATTCTTGCGGTTCCTTCAACGACATCGTCAATCATTGGGCTGAAGAATACATCTGCGAACTCTACGACAGCGATATCGTGGAAGGCCGCAGCCACACTCGTTTCTACCCCGACTCCGCCGTCACTCGTGCTGAATTCCTAAAAATGACCTTGTTGGGCCTCGGCTATGACACTCACACGGTTTCAGCCGTGCACTACTCCGACGTCAGTTCCAGTCATTGGGCCTATGAATACGTAACATACGCAACGGCCAGCGGCATTGTGGACGGTTACAGCAACGGCACCTTTAAACCCGACGCTTACATCAGTCGTGCCGAAGCTTTGGTGCTTTTATTGCGAGCCGCCGATCAAGACGACAACGGACGTGTGGATGAAGATGAAATCAACTTCTGGGATGTGGACGAAGACGACTGGTTTGCCTGGGCCGTGGTGCTGGCCGATGAAGAAAACCTCATCAGCGGGTACAGCGACAACAGTTTCCGTCCCACCAATTCCATCACCCGAGCAGAAGCCGCTAAGATTGTGAGCCTGGCAAATGAACTTTAA
- the tnpA gene encoding IS200/IS605 family transposase, giving the protein MKKLRKSSHAVFICDYHLVWPTKYRRKIFNEGVLAFLQEVMKDIPKYYPELVVKEVNTDLDHVHILISIPPQIAVGEVVRIIKANTARELNIKFPFLRKVYWGTRSIWSAGYFASTVGINEEVIRKYIQQQGEEDAGQAQLELG; this is encoded by the coding sequence ATGAAGAAGCTACGAAAAAGCTCACACGCAGTTTTCATCTGTGACTATCACTTAGTTTGGCCGACCAAATACCGTCGGAAGATATTCAACGAAGGTGTGTTGGCTTTTCTGCAGGAAGTGATGAAGGATATTCCGAAGTACTATCCGGAACTGGTGGTGAAAGAGGTAAACACGGATTTAGACCATGTACATATTTTAATTTCCATACCTCCACAAATAGCAGTGGGAGAGGTGGTGAGAATAATAAAAGCCAACACAGCTCGTGAGTTGAACATAAAGTTTCCGTTTCTTAGAAAAGTGTACTGGGGGACGAGAAGTATTTGGTCGGCAGGTTACTTTGCCTCCACAGTTGGGATTAACGAGGAGGTCATTCGAAAGTATATCCAACAACAGGGCGAAGAAGATGCGGGCCAAGCGCAGCTTGAACTAGGCTGA
- a CDS encoding YibE/F family protein, with translation MEGTHIHQLSFKRFLLFLLLFLGLLFGINIPTPEPVEDHQSLIPGIVTAEESTQEDSSETPTLHQILTVEVKPGTPERQSLSIENSDIAGPDARLFYEGDKVYVAQSEIPGEAPLYSIADHDRRTSLYLLFGIFCLTVLLISGKQGVESFFGMIFSFAVLLKLILPLLMLGMNPVLSALAGAALIIPSTFYLSHGFQKKTHIAVLGTLLTLALTGLISQIFIPLSHLSGLADESAFYLKIGSEVGFNFQGLLLAGVLISMLGILDDITVSQASIAEELQAAKPKISFTELYSRCMTVGRDHIASMVNTLILVYAGSSLPLMLLFLSSDHSFNEVINMELVAQEIVHTLVGSIGLICAVPITTLLACIKIKKR, from the coding sequence ATGGAAGGAACCCACATCCACCAACTGAGCTTCAAACGCTTCCTCCTCTTTTTGCTCCTTTTCTTAGGACTGCTTTTTGGCATAAACATTCCCACTCCCGAACCCGTAGAAGATCATCAAAGTCTCATCCCCGGCATCGTCACCGCCGAAGAATCGACTCAAGAAGACAGCAGTGAAACACCCACCCTCCATCAAATTCTCACGGTGGAAGTGAAACCCGGCACCCCCGAGCGCCAAAGTCTCAGCATCGAAAACAGCGATATCGCCGGCCCCGATGCACGCCTCTTTTATGAAGGCGACAAAGTTTATGTGGCTCAAAGCGAAATCCCCGGTGAAGCCCCTCTGTACAGCATTGCCGATCACGATCGCCGAACTTCCCTCTACCTGCTCTTTGGTATTTTTTGTCTGACCGTTTTACTGATTTCCGGCAAACAAGGCGTCGAATCTTTCTTTGGAATGATTTTTTCTTTCGCGGTGCTGCTCAAACTCATCCTACCTTTGCTCATGCTCGGCATGAATCCTGTGCTTTCCGCACTTGCTGGAGCGGCGCTCATCATCCCCAGCACTTTTTACCTGTCGCACGGCTTTCAAAAAAAGACTCACATTGCCGTGCTGGGCACCTTGCTAACCCTCGCCTTAACGGGTTTGATCTCGCAAATTTTCATCCCTTTGTCCCATCTCTCGGGCTTGGCGGATGAATCGGCCTTCTATCTCAAAATCGGCTCGGAAGTAGGCTTCAATTTTCAAGGCCTCTTGCTCGCTGGAGTGCTCATCAGCATGCTGGGCATCCTCGACGACATCACCGTTTCACAAGCGTCCATTGCAGAGGAATTGCAAGCCGCCAAACCCAAAATTTCTTTCACAGAACTTTACTCCCGCTGCATGACTGTGGGCCGCGACCACATCGCCTCCATGGTGAACACGCTCATTTTGGTCTATGCCGGTTCTAGCCTGCCGCTCATGCTGCTTTTTTTGAGTTCAGACCATTCCTTCAATGAAGTCATCAATATGGAACTCGTCGCGCAAGAAATCGTGCACACGCTGGTCGGCAGCATCGGTCTGATCTGTGCGGTTCCCATCACCACTTTACTGGCTTGTATAAAAATCAAAAAAAGATAA
- a CDS encoding M23 family metallopeptidase: MKHYFSHRRLQKSLQASRVPLNPDFVARLKSKLLLEAEKMHAVSRLEFNWNHMKRYSFAYLSFLLIIGLGIANFLPQGTLSAQELVSTATTNYESPSGTIYYEKRETTDYQIFPGEVSTEEVWSNDTGDLLWLLNKNNGGKLGSMIKINDVGVPIDYEYPAPAEISEAEQTMADSIKKGTVYCATIEVEGNTRDETLLQVAKENPAYWFISAGTGDATKSKGYGFIETSGSMSVKILLDTILSQMNQSNDISENNNYNLTERSEDEIQKYVLSQSWIDDLNHEQRTDYIFNAQNFTLERQEYYVDETLYSKTVYLGHGTYAASERDTIFDAEAKGLVENPNFTTVIPGYIQESGCYDNRTKLSVEESEAFLATLPKEAREGYKGTVRSVEILIPVNEEPSEEAEVSAFIWPTNSYKISQVFRGDHPGIDITREDDTSEELPEIYAAADGVVISVETGWNAGYGEAIKIDHGNGYVTHYTHLSEFTVEVGDTVTQGQFIGRMGNSGRVYGVTGIHMHFELIYNGVKVDPLDHISL, translated from the coding sequence GTGAAACATTACTTTTCCCATCGTCGACTTCAAAAGAGCTTGCAAGCCAGTCGCGTGCCCCTCAATCCGGATTTTGTGGCTCGACTCAAAAGCAAACTTCTGCTTGAAGCGGAGAAAATGCATGCTGTTTCGCGTTTAGAATTTAATTGGAATCATATGAAACGATACTCTTTCGCTTACCTCTCTTTCCTTCTTATTATAGGCCTTGGCATCGCCAATTTCTTGCCACAAGGAACTTTATCCGCTCAAGAACTGGTCAGCACCGCCACCACTAACTATGAGAGCCCTTCAGGAACCATTTATTACGAAAAACGTGAAACCACCGATTACCAAATCTTCCCTGGAGAAGTGAGCACCGAAGAAGTCTGGAGCAACGACACCGGGGACCTGCTATGGCTGCTCAATAAAAACAATGGGGGGAAACTCGGCTCCATGATCAAGATCAACGACGTGGGTGTGCCCATCGACTACGAATACCCCGCTCCAGCCGAAATATCAGAAGCAGAACAAACAATGGCCGACTCCATTAAGAAAGGCACCGTTTACTGTGCAACCATTGAAGTAGAAGGCAACACTCGAGATGAGACCCTGCTTCAAGTCGCTAAAGAGAACCCTGCGTACTGGTTCATTAGCGCTGGAACGGGTGACGCCACTAAGAGCAAGGGCTACGGCTTCATTGAAACCTCAGGCTCCATGAGTGTCAAAATCCTCCTTGACACCATCCTGAGCCAGATGAACCAAAGCAACGATATTTCAGAAAACAACAACTACAACTTGACTGAGCGTAGCGAAGACGAAATTCAAAAGTACGTGCTCAGTCAAAGTTGGATCGACGACTTAAATCATGAACAAAGAACCGACTACATCTTCAACGCGCAAAACTTCACCCTCGAGCGTCAAGAATATTACGTGGATGAGACGCTTTATTCAAAAACCGTTTATCTCGGGCACGGCACCTACGCAGCGAGCGAACGGGACACCATTTTTGACGCCGAAGCCAAAGGCCTCGTAGAAAATCCCAACTTCACCACCGTGATCCCGGGCTACATTCAAGAATCCGGCTGTTATGACAACCGCACAAAACTGTCTGTGGAAGAAAGTGAAGCCTTCTTAGCCACCCTTCCTAAAGAAGCTCGAGAAGGTTACAAAGGCACCGTGAGAAGCGTTGAAATCTTGATTCCCGTGAACGAAGAACCCAGTGAAGAAGCAGAGGTCAGCGCCTTCATTTGGCCCACCAATTCATATAAAATCTCACAAGTTTTTCGTGGAGATCATCCCGGCATCGACATCACGCGTGAGGACGACACGAGTGAAGAGCTGCCCGAAATTTACGCCGCAGCCGACGGAGTAGTGATCAGTGTCGAAACAGGTTGGAACGCAGGCTATGGGGAGGCCATCAAAATCGATCACGGCAACGGTTACGTCACCCATTACACCCACCTATCTGAGTTCACCGTAGAAGTCGGCGACACCGTGACTCAAGGTCAATTCATCGGACGCATGGGAAACAGTGGACGCGTTTACGGAGTCACAGGGATACACATGCACTTTGAATTGATTTATAATGGCGTCAAAGTTGACCCTCTCGACCATATCTCTCTTTAA
- a CDS encoding L-lactate dehydrogenase produces MSKACTLPSFQTQFKVTVIGAGNVGATAAYAMLMDGTPTELVLIDRNREKAEGLVLDMEHSMAFFNATKVVGTDDYAYARNSHLVVITAGARQQEGETRLDLIAKNRAIMKDIVPKIMKVAPRALLLVVSNPVDVLTYEVYKLSGLPWGRVFGSGTLLDTARLRFHLGEALCLSPKSIEAFILGEHGDTSFPVWSSANVAGKALMKMPGFTKSMANAAYKDTREAAYRIIHDVGYTCYSIGTVIREIMVHIFQHSRVVLPLSVPLEKGHDYCGVRGIALSVPCILDSTGVTDLVSLPLNALEKKALKKSAAALKSAHRN; encoded by the coding sequence ATGTCCAAAGCCTGCACCCTCCCTTCGTTTCAAACGCAGTTTAAAGTGACCGTGATTGGGGCTGGCAATGTGGGGGCTACAGCGGCGTATGCCATGCTCATGGATGGGACGCCCACGGAGCTTGTGCTCATTGATCGTAACCGAGAGAAGGCCGAGGGTTTGGTGCTTGATATGGAGCACTCTATGGCTTTTTTTAACGCTACAAAGGTGGTGGGGACTGATGATTATGCCTATGCTCGAAACTCGCATTTGGTGGTGATTACGGCGGGGGCTCGCCAACAGGAAGGGGAGACACGTTTGGATTTGATCGCAAAAAATCGGGCCATTATGAAAGACATTGTGCCCAAAATCATGAAAGTGGCTCCGCGCGCTCTCTTGCTTGTAGTGAGCAATCCTGTGGATGTGCTGACGTATGAGGTTTATAAACTTTCGGGTCTGCCTTGGGGAAGGGTTTTCGGTTCGGGAACCTTGCTCGACACGGCGCGTCTTCGATTTCATTTGGGAGAAGCTTTGTGTTTGAGCCCCAAAAGTATTGAGGCGTTTATTTTGGGCGAGCATGGGGATACCTCTTTTCCTGTTTGGAGTAGTGCCAATGTGGCTGGGAAGGCTCTTATGAAAATGCCGGGTTTCACCAAGAGCATGGCGAATGCTGCATATAAAGACACTCGTGAGGCGGCTTATCGTATTATTCACGACGTGGGCTACACCTGTTATTCCATTGGGACGGTGATCCGCGAAATCATGGTTCATATTTTTCAGCACTCTCGCGTGGTTTTACCCTTGTCGGTGCCTTTGGAAAAAGGGCATGACTACTGTGGTGTAAGGGGCATTGCGCTGAGCGTGCCGTGCATTCTCGACAGCACGGGAGTGACGGATCTGGTTTCGCTTCCTTTGAATGCACTCGAGAAAAAAGCGCTGAAAAAGTCGGCCGCTGCTTTAAAAAGTGCGCATCGTAACTGA
- a CDS encoding YdcF family protein produces MASKLTLSTISLFKKHWKKGLLIALLGGVTFMGSPFLVQRWALDKIFTVEQITEQPVAIVFGAGIGKNGGPSDALYDRLTVASQLYKAGKVSSILVSGDNSTEDYNEPEVMKNTLINAFAIPPNAITQDFAGRRTYDTCIRAKTLFGVEKAILVTQEFHLPRALYTCNSLGIESSGVSASLQPYIFGDYYEFREYAATLQMGVDLYLWSPDYIE; encoded by the coding sequence ATGGCGTCAAAGTTGACCCTCTCGACCATATCTCTCTTTAAAAAACACTGGAAAAAAGGATTGCTCATTGCGCTGCTCGGTGGAGTGACGTTCATGGGCAGTCCTTTCCTTGTTCAAAGATGGGCCCTCGACAAAATTTTCACCGTAGAACAAATCACGGAGCAGCCCGTAGCCATCGTATTTGGCGCCGGCATCGGCAAAAACGGAGGCCCCAGTGACGCTCTGTACGACCGCCTCACCGTCGCTTCTCAACTTTATAAAGCCGGCAAAGTCTCGAGCATCCTCGTCTCAGGGGACAACTCCACTGAAGACTACAACGAGCCCGAAGTGATGAAGAACACTCTCATAAACGCCTTCGCCATCCCTCCCAATGCCATCACTCAGGATTTTGCTGGCCGACGCACCTACGACACTTGCATCCGTGCAAAAACCCTTTTCGGCGTGGAGAAGGCAATTCTCGTCACGCAAGAATTCCATCTGCCTCGCGCGCTATACACCTGCAATTCACTCGGCATTGAAAGCAGTGGCGTCTCGGCTTCCTTGCAACCTTACATTTTTGGCGACTATTACGAATTTCGCGAATATGCAGCCACCTTGCAAATGGGGGTGGATTTATACCTGTGGTCGCCCGACTACATTGAGTAA